The following is a genomic window from Melitaea cinxia chromosome 7, ilMelCinx1.1, whole genome shotgun sequence.
TGTTTTGAATTGTGACTGAGTACCCAAATAATCAAAGCCTTCAAAACTCCAAATCGATGGACGCGTCGAGTTACATATTTAGTTCCACATAATTCACATCTAGATTTACCAGATTCAGTTAGCCAATGTTCCAAACATTTCACATGAACTCTTCCTATAGTCCCTCTGCAAGAGCATGCTGATAAAAGATCACCAAGATCAGCCGAAACAGCTTCTCCGCTGTGGCAAATCCGGCACATATCTTCAACAGAATTATTGCTTGTTCTTTCTTCCTCTTCCGTATTTTCACCAACTTCTACGACTTGTTGTGTAATTTGTATCTCTATTTCACTTTTATTGTGTATTTCATTCCAATCATTCATATTTACACTTATACCTATTgatcttcttttattttctttatcgaTAGGCGGGGCCTTTCGTTTCGGACTTCTAACCTTTACACGGTGTAGGTGTTTATCACGTCTTGGTGTACGATCCCTCCGAGCACTTAGATTATCCATCTTCttacttttattgttattaaaatttatattctctTTAGACATATTAGTGTTCAATTGATTTGTAtcatttaaaatagtaaaaagattAATGTTACTTGAACTTGCAGTTACTTCTTTATCTGATGTTATAGCAGTGTTCTCTTGGACATTTATTATAGAACTTTTACTTTTGCATTCAGTTACTGTTTTCGAAGATGACGAATGTTTGGAATTGTTTGCTTGAGGTTTATTTTTAAGTCGTACATCATTGCcactatttttttgtaaatttacttCTAAATTATGTTGACTGAgaacaaaatatgtttaaaagaatttattaagaTACCCACTTCgaattttattcaaatgtaaTCTTCTTATTGATATTACACTATTTCtgggtaaggctttagattaagaaccgtatctaagcttaaaatttgaccgtttatcggcataatttcgtcacagaaaaaaataacactaacctatctaactaccaaattagactgtttatcgacataatttggttacaaaaaaaaaacccaaccTATTTAACTTCGAaatgcggttcttaatctaaagtcTAGCCCTATTTCTGTTAACAGGCATACAAAAAGTACGGATACcgaaaaaaaatagctttcagtTGTTCCTAGTTGCAGTGAGATAAACTGTACTGAAACAATACTGTAACATCTTTAAGAACTTGTAACGCATATGCAATACGCATATGCGTTACAAGTTCTTATTTAACTTAGGTGCTTCTAtagatacaattaaaataaatttaacataaatatatagtcGGAATGTGCAAATGTTaagtaattgtgtattttttacctTATTTGTGTTTCA
Proteins encoded in this region:
- the LOC123654885 gene encoding uncharacterized protein LOC123654885; this translates as MPSARRRRFSVQNEIANREIIKSQNETQISQHNLEVNLQKNSGNDVRLKNKPQANNSKHSSSSKTVTECKSKSSIINVQENTAITSDKEVTASSSNINLFTILNDTNQLNTNMSKENINFNNNKSKKMDNLSARRDRTPRRDKHLHRVKVRSPKRKAPPIDKENKRRSIGISVNMNDWNEIHNKSEIEIQITQQVVEVGENTEEEERTSNNSVEDMCRICHSGEAVSADLGDLLSACSCRGTIGRVHVKCLEHWLTESGKSRCELCGTKYVTRRVHRFGVLKALIIWVLSHNSKHMIVDFLGIMIMTPIALVAAGLTGRTFAGLMAQDHLTPWPLASTFVLACMTLVCYYCWVVSALTRHALGWWIWYRSHYEVRLQLRQENEE